A window of Tripterygium wilfordii isolate XIE 37 chromosome 7, ASM1340144v1, whole genome shotgun sequence contains these coding sequences:
- the LOC120002747 gene encoding uncharacterized protein LOC120002747 isoform X1, whose amino-acid sequence MQREIFNQQNSSESPTKETSASASLRRLRGQMFSPGNNLSRGSSMPLSDIPPLPQFLRLEPITSTNQKYTRSGELRRVLGVPHGTTSEDHSFGVAQLKPPPPVATEELKHFKESIQDASRQARDRAKMLRESIFKLEKYKEALSTRKRQRSDLSFDERLVGSKLANVGNQNQRSFHDLTPQRLEDKARNIGLNKRVRTPVIDVWTDSRSIATLRQQAVTERSSDALQDVGNGSVRLEEKIRKLPAGSEVWDAKMKKKRSVAVVPNRALNADRDIKRATDPKLSADSKLRSCDMQGFRLKSSQGVSGLNKSDGAFETASTDSGILPKIEIESVPARKDHSAMLEKRVVAKASNKPNSYEINSASSPNSVVKGKISRAPRTSSIMSLDSSMKIQPSSGGFQGSSPHTIAQWGGQRPHKNSRTRRLNLVSPVSSNVESQFQGFPSSEFSSRTSPVGIGGSLLASTMDNNSLKIKVEIENVSSPFGLSESEESVAGESKAKEKGNDSREVALTNTQKVGAYMLSGKKNKVPNEIGDGVRRQGRSGRGLSSPSIQLEREKLENLPTTNPLQIMRPTSDKSKTKSGRPPTKKLKHHKAVTHVGQKQDGGSLDFAACSASLAGESEDDREDLFVAASSARNFCNISCSGPFWKKMESLFASISPEDMSYLKQQLHFAEQLDMCLSPICGGEFDFLGGVAQKEVPNFTGERSVGLYSEGLANKGSLCGSVDAGRFNKGTPLYQLVLSALIEEDESEEVYFQSEGKNAAFHYASDDSHCGSCNQIDMEPKDRERVDYETESKVDFQAQRNSRLDRFSCVRSASSSTLRNPSTSNSLISNGRWLGDDDYSHLDVGHVSEICSDDVGLLQLREVNTPHLSSSDCQYQLMSLDDRLQLELQSIGLCPEPLPDLAEGEDMIDQNIMQLNEGLYHQVGIKKKNLGEVIKAIQRERDLETRNIQQVAMDQLLEMAYRRRMACRGSNASRNGVRKVTRQVALAFVKRVLARCRKFEDTGISCFSEPGLHNVISAPLCNDDAKSVEYGSGTASNICNEVSDHYAEARGPGSSDAFHSVEPTSVQASSKTSVLNRGRKREVLIDDVVGSASSRVASTFEGSPVGGIKARRNERDNLSSSVSGADGLSLNGSRSENRPKSKPRQQRHNVSTAGNKPGEAAQRALPSTGRVSSQSMANASDRTGDGSLSSCSIPQDSCKESMNPIDFVNLDGLDSVEALGSWLNFDEDGLQDHDSVGLEIPMDDLSELNMIM is encoded by the exons ATGCAACGGGAAATATTTAATCAGCAGAATTCAAGTGAATCGCCTACTAAAGAAACTTCTGCCTCAG CTTCCCTAAGGAGACTGAGAGGCCAAATGTTTAGTCCCGGTAATAATTTAAGCCGGGGAAGCTCGATGCCGTTGTCGGATATACCGCCGTTGCCCCAGTTCTTACGTTTGGAACCAATTACATCAACTAATCAGAAATATACCCGTTCTGGCGAGCTGAGGAGGGTTTTGGGAGTTCCTCATGGAACTACATCTGAGGACCATTCttttggagttgctcagctTAAACCTCCGCCTCCAGTGGCAACTGAGGAGTTAAAGCACTTTAAAGAAAGCATACAAGATGCTTCGAGACAGGCCAG GGATCGGGCCAAAATGTTGCGTGAATCTATATTCAAATTGGAGAAGTATAAGGAGGCCTTAAGCACAAGGAAGCGGCAGAGAAGCGATCTTTCATTTGATGAGAGGTTAGTCGGATCAAAGCTAGCAAATGTGGGAAACCAGAATCAAAGAAGCTTTCATGACCTTACTCCTCAAAGATTGGAGGACAAAGCAAGGAATATTGGGCTAAACAAACGTGTTCGTACACCAGTAATAGATGTGTGG ACAGACAGTAGGTCCATTGCTACCTTGCGGCAGCAAGCAGTTACAGAAAGAAGCAGTGATGCACTCCAAGATGTTGGCAATGGCTCTGTTCGACTTGAAGAAAAGATCCGCAAACTGCCTGCTGGAAGTGAAGTATGGGATgctaaaatgaagaagaaacggTCTGTTGCAGTGGTACCTAATAGAGCTTTGAATGCTGACCGAGATATTAAACGAGCTACAGATCCTAAGCTGAGTGCTGACTCTAAACTGCGATCTTGTGATATGCAAGGTTTCAG ATTAAAATCTTCTCAGGGAGTTAGTGGATTAAACAAATCGGATGGTGCTTTTGAGACTGCTAGTACAGATTCTGGTATATTGCCCAAGATTGAAATTGAAAGTGTCCCTGCTCGCAAGGACCATTCTGCTATGTTAGAGAAGAGGGTAGTGGCAAAAGCAAGCAATAA GCCAAATAGCTATGAGATCAATTCAGCAAGCAGTCCTAATTCAGTTGTGAAAGGGAAGATTTCTAGGGCACCTCGAACTAGCTCCATCATGTCGCTAGACTCGTCTATGAAAATTCAACCATCATCTGGAGGTTTTCAAG GTTCGTCTCCACACACCATAGCTCAATGGGGTGGTCAAAGACCGCATAAAAACTCGAGAACAAGGAGATTAAATTTAGTTTCTCCTGTTTCAAGTAATGTTGAATCTCAGTTTCAGGGCTTTCCATCTTCTGAATTTAGTTCTAGAACTTCGCCTGTTGGGATCGGTGGATCACTGCTTGCAAGCACTATGGACAATAATAGCCTAAAGATTAAGGTGGAAATTGAAAATGTCTCGTCTCCATTTGGGCTATCTGAAAGTGAAGAATCAGTAGCTGGAGAAAGCAAAGCAAAGGAGAAAGGAAATGATAGCAGGGAGGTTGCCCTTACCAATACTCAGAAAGTCGGGGCTTATATGTTGTCTGGTAAGAAGAATAAAGTTCCTAATGAAATTGGAGATGGTGTGCGGAGACAAGGGAGAAGTGGAAGAGGTTTGTCCTCGCCATCCATTCAACTTGAGAGGGAGAAATTAGAGAATCTACCAACAACAAATCCCCTTCAGATCATGAGGCCTACATCTGATAAGAGTAAAAC TAAATCAGGtcgtccacccacaaaaaagtTGAAACACCACAAGGCTGTAACTCATGTTGGCCAAAAGCAAGATGGTGGCTCTTTAGATTTTGCAG CATGTAGTGCATCACTTGCAGGCGAATCTGAAGATGATCGTGAAGATCTATTTGTGGCAGCCAGTTCTGCGCGTAATTTTTGCA ATATTTCTTGTTCTGGTCCTTTCTGGAAGAAAATGGAATCTCTTTTTGCTTCTATCAGCCCAGAGGACATGTCCTACTTGAAACAACAG CTACATTTTGCTGAGCAGCTTGATATGTGTTTGTCTCCGATTTGTGGTGGCGAATTCGACTTTTTG GGTGGTGTTGCACAGAAAGAAGTTCCAAATTTTACTGGAGAAAGATCAGTCGGCCTTTACAGTGAAGGATTGGCTAACAAAGGTTCCCTGTGTGGAAGCGTTGATGCAGGAAGGTTTAACAAGGGTACTCCACTTTACCAACTAGTTCTCTCTGCTCTgattgaagaagatgaaagtgaAGAAGTTTATTTCCAAAGTGAAGGGAAGAATGCGGCTTTTCACTATGCCAGTGATGATTCTCATTGTGGTTCATGTAACCAGATAGATATGGAACCCAAAGATAGGGAGAGAGTGGATTATGAAACTGAGTCAAAAGTGGATTTTCAGGCACAGAGGAATTCTCGTTTGGACAGATTTTCTTGTGTTAGGAGTGCTTCATCTAGCACTCTTAGGAACCCAAGCACGTCTAATTCTCTAATTAGCAATGGGAGATGGCTAGGAGACGATGATTATTCGCATTTAGATGTGGGCCATGTAAGCGAAATATGTTCAGATGATGTGGGTCTTCTGCAGCTGAGGGAAGTTAATACTCCTCATCTTTCTTCCTCTGATTGTCAGTATCAGCTGATGAGTCTGGATGACAGGCTTCAACTGGAGTTACAGAGTATTGGATTATGTCCAGAGCCTTTG CCTGATCTAGCAGAGGGAGAGGACATGATTGATCAAAATATTATGCAACTCAATGAAGGGCTATACCACCAG gTCGGGATTAAGAAAAAGAATTTGGGGGAAGTAATCAAAGCTAttcagagagaaagagatttAGAAACAAG GAACATTCAACAGGTTGCAATGGATCAACTTCTTGAAATGGCATATAGGAGACGAATG GCTTGTCGTGGGAGTAATGCCTCAAGAAATGGAGTCCGTAAGGTTACGAGACAAGTTGCATTGGCTTTTGTCAAGCGTGTTCTTGCAAGATGTAGAAAATTTGAAGATACAGGCATTAGTTGCTTTAGTGAGCCTGGGCTGCACAATGTCATCTCTGCTCCTCTGTGCAACGATGATGCCAAATCTGTTGAGTATGGTTCTGGGACTGCTAGTAACATATGCAATGAAGTTTCTGACCATTATGCTGAAGCCAGAGGGCCAG GTTCTTCAGATGCTTTCCATAGTGTTGAACCCACGTCCGTACAAGCTTCGTCCAAAACATCTGTATTGAACAGGGGGAGGAAGAGAGAAGTGCTGATTGATGATGTTGTTGGCAGTGCATCCTCGAGAGTGGCATCAACTTTTGAAGGCAGTCCTGTAGGTGGTATAAAGGCGAGGAGAAATGAGAGAGATAATTTAAGCAGTTCTGTCTCGGGAGCGGATGGCTTGTCATTGAATGGCTCCAGAAGTGAAAACAGACCGAAGTCAAAGCCCAGACAACAGAGACACAATGTGTCTACTGCTGGAAATAAGCCTGGAGAAGCAGCACAACGTGCTTTGCCATCAACAGGTCGTGTGTCGAGTCAATCAATGGCTAATGCTAGCGATAGAACTGGAGATGGGTCACTATCTTCGTGTAGCATTCCCCAGGATTCATGTAAGGAATCAATGAACCCCATTGATTTTGTAAACCTGGATGGATTAGATTCAGTTGAGGCTTTGGGTTCATGGTTGAACTTCGACGAGGATGGTCTGCAAGACCATGATTCCGTAGGTCTCGAAATCCCTATGGACGACCTATCAGAGTTAAATATGATCATGTGA
- the LOC120002747 gene encoding uncharacterized protein LOC120002747 isoform X2, producing MQREIFNQQNSSESPTKETSASASLRRLRGQMFSPGNNLSRGSSMPLSDIPPLPQFLRLEPITSTNQKYTRSGELRRVLGVPHGTTSEDHSFGVAQLKPPPPVATEELKHFKESIQDASRQARDRAKMLRESIFKLEKYKEALSTRKRQRSDLSFDERLVGSKLANVGNQNQRSFHDLTPQRLEDKARNIGLNKRVRTPVIDVWTDSRSIATLRQQAVTERSSDALQDVGNGSVRLEEKIRKLPAGSEVWDAKMKKKRSVAVVPNRALNADRDIKRATDPKLSADSKLRSCDMQGFRLKSSQGVSGLNKSDGAFETASTDSGILPKIEIESVPARKDHSAMLEKRVVAKASNKPNSYEINSASSPNSVVKGKISRAPRTSSIMSLDSSMKIQPSSGGFQGSSPHTIAQWGGQRPHKNSRTRRLNLVSPVSSNVESQFQGFPSSEFSSRTSPVGIGGSLLASTMDNNSLKIKVEIENVSSPFGLSESEESVAGESKAKEKGNDSREVALTNTQKVGAYMLSGKKNKVPNEIGDGVRRQGRSGRGLSSPSIQLEREKLENLPTTNPLQIMRPTSDKSKTKSGRPPTKKLKHHKAVTHVGQKQDGGSLDFAACSASLAGESEDDREDLFVAASSARNFCNISCSGPFWKKMESLFASISPEDMSYLKQQLHFAEQLDMCLSPICGGEFDFLGGVAQKEVPNFTGERSVGLYSEGLANKGSLCGSVDAGRFNKGTPLYQLVLSALIEEDESEEVYFQSEGKNAAFHYASDDSHCGSCNQIDMEPKDRERVDYETESKVDFQAQRNSRLDRFSCVRSASSSTLRNPSTSNSLISNGRWLGDDDYSHLDVGHVSEICSDDVGLLQLREVNTPHLSSSDCQYQLMSLDDRLQLELQSIGLCPEPLPDLAEGEDMIDQNIMQLNEGLYHQVGIKKKNLGEVIKAIQRERDLETRNIQQVAMDQLLEMAYRRRMACRGSNASRNGVRKVTRQVALAFVKRVLARCRKFEDTGISCFSEPGLHNVISAPLCNDDAKSVEYGSGTASNICNEVSDHYAEARGPDAFHSVEPTSVQASSKTSVLNRGRKREVLIDDVVGSASSRVASTFEGSPVGGIKARRNERDNLSSSVSGADGLSLNGSRSENRPKSKPRQQRHNVSTAGNKPGEAAQRALPSTGRVSSQSMANASDRTGDGSLSSCSIPQDSCKESMNPIDFVNLDGLDSVEALGSWLNFDEDGLQDHDSVGLEIPMDDLSELNMIM from the exons ATGCAACGGGAAATATTTAATCAGCAGAATTCAAGTGAATCGCCTACTAAAGAAACTTCTGCCTCAG CTTCCCTAAGGAGACTGAGAGGCCAAATGTTTAGTCCCGGTAATAATTTAAGCCGGGGAAGCTCGATGCCGTTGTCGGATATACCGCCGTTGCCCCAGTTCTTACGTTTGGAACCAATTACATCAACTAATCAGAAATATACCCGTTCTGGCGAGCTGAGGAGGGTTTTGGGAGTTCCTCATGGAACTACATCTGAGGACCATTCttttggagttgctcagctTAAACCTCCGCCTCCAGTGGCAACTGAGGAGTTAAAGCACTTTAAAGAAAGCATACAAGATGCTTCGAGACAGGCCAG GGATCGGGCCAAAATGTTGCGTGAATCTATATTCAAATTGGAGAAGTATAAGGAGGCCTTAAGCACAAGGAAGCGGCAGAGAAGCGATCTTTCATTTGATGAGAGGTTAGTCGGATCAAAGCTAGCAAATGTGGGAAACCAGAATCAAAGAAGCTTTCATGACCTTACTCCTCAAAGATTGGAGGACAAAGCAAGGAATATTGGGCTAAACAAACGTGTTCGTACACCAGTAATAGATGTGTGG ACAGACAGTAGGTCCATTGCTACCTTGCGGCAGCAAGCAGTTACAGAAAGAAGCAGTGATGCACTCCAAGATGTTGGCAATGGCTCTGTTCGACTTGAAGAAAAGATCCGCAAACTGCCTGCTGGAAGTGAAGTATGGGATgctaaaatgaagaagaaacggTCTGTTGCAGTGGTACCTAATAGAGCTTTGAATGCTGACCGAGATATTAAACGAGCTACAGATCCTAAGCTGAGTGCTGACTCTAAACTGCGATCTTGTGATATGCAAGGTTTCAG ATTAAAATCTTCTCAGGGAGTTAGTGGATTAAACAAATCGGATGGTGCTTTTGAGACTGCTAGTACAGATTCTGGTATATTGCCCAAGATTGAAATTGAAAGTGTCCCTGCTCGCAAGGACCATTCTGCTATGTTAGAGAAGAGGGTAGTGGCAAAAGCAAGCAATAA GCCAAATAGCTATGAGATCAATTCAGCAAGCAGTCCTAATTCAGTTGTGAAAGGGAAGATTTCTAGGGCACCTCGAACTAGCTCCATCATGTCGCTAGACTCGTCTATGAAAATTCAACCATCATCTGGAGGTTTTCAAG GTTCGTCTCCACACACCATAGCTCAATGGGGTGGTCAAAGACCGCATAAAAACTCGAGAACAAGGAGATTAAATTTAGTTTCTCCTGTTTCAAGTAATGTTGAATCTCAGTTTCAGGGCTTTCCATCTTCTGAATTTAGTTCTAGAACTTCGCCTGTTGGGATCGGTGGATCACTGCTTGCAAGCACTATGGACAATAATAGCCTAAAGATTAAGGTGGAAATTGAAAATGTCTCGTCTCCATTTGGGCTATCTGAAAGTGAAGAATCAGTAGCTGGAGAAAGCAAAGCAAAGGAGAAAGGAAATGATAGCAGGGAGGTTGCCCTTACCAATACTCAGAAAGTCGGGGCTTATATGTTGTCTGGTAAGAAGAATAAAGTTCCTAATGAAATTGGAGATGGTGTGCGGAGACAAGGGAGAAGTGGAAGAGGTTTGTCCTCGCCATCCATTCAACTTGAGAGGGAGAAATTAGAGAATCTACCAACAACAAATCCCCTTCAGATCATGAGGCCTACATCTGATAAGAGTAAAAC TAAATCAGGtcgtccacccacaaaaaagtTGAAACACCACAAGGCTGTAACTCATGTTGGCCAAAAGCAAGATGGTGGCTCTTTAGATTTTGCAG CATGTAGTGCATCACTTGCAGGCGAATCTGAAGATGATCGTGAAGATCTATTTGTGGCAGCCAGTTCTGCGCGTAATTTTTGCA ATATTTCTTGTTCTGGTCCTTTCTGGAAGAAAATGGAATCTCTTTTTGCTTCTATCAGCCCAGAGGACATGTCCTACTTGAAACAACAG CTACATTTTGCTGAGCAGCTTGATATGTGTTTGTCTCCGATTTGTGGTGGCGAATTCGACTTTTTG GGTGGTGTTGCACAGAAAGAAGTTCCAAATTTTACTGGAGAAAGATCAGTCGGCCTTTACAGTGAAGGATTGGCTAACAAAGGTTCCCTGTGTGGAAGCGTTGATGCAGGAAGGTTTAACAAGGGTACTCCACTTTACCAACTAGTTCTCTCTGCTCTgattgaagaagatgaaagtgaAGAAGTTTATTTCCAAAGTGAAGGGAAGAATGCGGCTTTTCACTATGCCAGTGATGATTCTCATTGTGGTTCATGTAACCAGATAGATATGGAACCCAAAGATAGGGAGAGAGTGGATTATGAAACTGAGTCAAAAGTGGATTTTCAGGCACAGAGGAATTCTCGTTTGGACAGATTTTCTTGTGTTAGGAGTGCTTCATCTAGCACTCTTAGGAACCCAAGCACGTCTAATTCTCTAATTAGCAATGGGAGATGGCTAGGAGACGATGATTATTCGCATTTAGATGTGGGCCATGTAAGCGAAATATGTTCAGATGATGTGGGTCTTCTGCAGCTGAGGGAAGTTAATACTCCTCATCTTTCTTCCTCTGATTGTCAGTATCAGCTGATGAGTCTGGATGACAGGCTTCAACTGGAGTTACAGAGTATTGGATTATGTCCAGAGCCTTTG CCTGATCTAGCAGAGGGAGAGGACATGATTGATCAAAATATTATGCAACTCAATGAAGGGCTATACCACCAG gTCGGGATTAAGAAAAAGAATTTGGGGGAAGTAATCAAAGCTAttcagagagaaagagatttAGAAACAAG GAACATTCAACAGGTTGCAATGGATCAACTTCTTGAAATGGCATATAGGAGACGAATG GCTTGTCGTGGGAGTAATGCCTCAAGAAATGGAGTCCGTAAGGTTACGAGACAAGTTGCATTGGCTTTTGTCAAGCGTGTTCTTGCAAGATGTAGAAAATTTGAAGATACAGGCATTAGTTGCTTTAGTGAGCCTGGGCTGCACAATGTCATCTCTGCTCCTCTGTGCAACGATGATGCCAAATCTGTTGAGTATGGTTCTGGGACTGCTAGTAACATATGCAATGAAGTTTCTGACCATTATGCTGAAGCCAGAGGGCCAG ATGCTTTCCATAGTGTTGAACCCACGTCCGTACAAGCTTCGTCCAAAACATCTGTATTGAACAGGGGGAGGAAGAGAGAAGTGCTGATTGATGATGTTGTTGGCAGTGCATCCTCGAGAGTGGCATCAACTTTTGAAGGCAGTCCTGTAGGTGGTATAAAGGCGAGGAGAAATGAGAGAGATAATTTAAGCAGTTCTGTCTCGGGAGCGGATGGCTTGTCATTGAATGGCTCCAGAAGTGAAAACAGACCGAAGTCAAAGCCCAGACAACAGAGACACAATGTGTCTACTGCTGGAAATAAGCCTGGAGAAGCAGCACAACGTGCTTTGCCATCAACAGGTCGTGTGTCGAGTCAATCAATGGCTAATGCTAGCGATAGAACTGGAGATGGGTCACTATCTTCGTGTAGCATTCCCCAGGATTCATGTAAGGAATCAATGAACCCCATTGATTTTGTAAACCTGGATGGATTAGATTCAGTTGAGGCTTTGGGTTCATGGTTGAACTTCGACGAGGATGGTCTGCAAGACCATGATTCCGTAGGTCTCGAAATCCCTATGGACGACCTATCAGAGTTAAATATGATCATGTGA